TACTTCGTCACGCCCTCCGAGCTCACGGCCGCGACCGACAGGACGGCGGGCAAGGCATACCGCCTGGGCGGAATGGTGGTGAAGGGCTCGCTCCAGAAGGACCCGGCCACTCTCGAGCAGCGCTTCCTCCTGTCGGACGGCAAGGCCGCCATCCCCGTCCGCTTCCGGGGGATCCCACCCGACCTCTTCGCCGAGGGGCGCGGGGCCGTGGTGGAGGGGACGATCTCGCCTGACGGAACCTTCGCGGCGAGCACCATCATGGCCAAGCACTCGGAGGAGTACCGGGCGCCCCACGACGCCCAGGCCGGGTACCAGGACCTGCTGCGCACGCTCCGGCGGGACCCGGGGTCGAGCGCGACCGCCACCGGCAAGCCGGGCGGGTGAGGCCCTGATGTCGAAGCGGTGGCTGATTCCGCTGGCGGCCG
The genomic region above belongs to Candidatus Methylomirabilota bacterium and contains:
- a CDS encoding cytochrome c maturation protein CcmE → YFVTPSELTAATDRTAGKAYRLGGMVVKGSLQKDPATLEQRFLLSDGKAAIPVRFRGIPPDLFAEGRGAVVEGTISPDGTFAASTIMAKHSEEYRAPHDAQAGYQDLLRTLRRDPGSSATATGKPGG